A region from the Vicia villosa cultivar HV-30 ecotype Madison, WI linkage group LG3, Vvil1.0, whole genome shotgun sequence genome encodes:
- the LOC131658460 gene encoding uncharacterized protein LOC131658460: MDVQKSYDTVEWDALERIMQEMSFPEKFVKWIMTCTRTVSYKYTVNGQISRTLKAKRGLRQGDPISPLLFILVMEYLHRCMGKLHDTSEYRFHPKCARLKITNICFANDLLLFSRGDGTSIKSMMKVSNKFSDSTGLKANPQKCQVYFSGTRDNDKQEILAATGFEEGQLLFKYLSVPLPSRKLSIVQCQPLIDKIMARINHWTAKIMFLWSENIEGSRKAPVAWDRICDPKKAGGLNIISLKEWNATTMIKLLWNVQAKKDKLWVKWLNAYYIKGLDVQEWQIPHDCSWIIKEIMKSRALIIKDPKWRTKLSDENFITRDSYELLRETQPLLCYLNLGGDSDLDGLLPEARKVEYCEGLDHSRDTEKWLKAQYCEDCCGRGILYAVET, encoded by the exons ATGGACGTGCAAAAATCGTATGATACCGTTGAATGGGACGCATTAGAGCGGATTATGCAAGAGATGAGTTTTCCGGAGAAATTTGTCAAATGGATTATGACCTGTACCAGAACTGTGTCATATAAATATACTGTTAATGGGCAAATTAGTAGAACTTTGAAAGCCAAACGTGGTCTGCGGCAGGGGGACCCAATTTCCCCATTACTTTTTATTCTGGTAATGGAGTACCTGCATCGCTgtatgggaaagcttcatgacaCAAGCGAGTACCGGTTCCACCCCAAATGTGCTAGACTTAAAATCACAAACATCTGTTTTGCAAATGATTTGTTGTTGTTCTCTAGAGGGGATGGAACTTCTATAAAGAGTATGATGAAGGTGTCCAATAAATTTTCTGATTCTACAGGATTAAAGGCCAATCCGCAGAAATGTCAAGTTTATTTTAGTGGTACTAGGGATAATGACAAACAGGAAATTCTAGCAGCTACTGGATTTGAAGAAGGACAGCTCCTCTTCAAATATCTTAGTGTCCCGTTACCTAGTAGGAAGCTTAGTATAGTTCAGTGTCAGCCTCTCATTGATAAGATCATGGCTCGGATTAACCACTGGACAGCTAAAAT AATGTTTCTTTGGAGTGAGAATATTGAGGGCAGTAGGAAGGCTCCGGTTGCGTGGGATAGAATTTGTGATCCTAAGAAAGCTGGTGGTCTGAATATTATCTCTTTAAAGGAATGGAATGCAACAACTATGATTAAACTTCTTTGGAATGTGCAAGCTAAAAAGGATAAGCTTTGGGTGAAATGGCTTAATGCTTATTACATAAAGGGGCTGGATGTACAAGAGTGGCAAATCCCACATGACTGCTCTTGGATCATCAAAGAAATAATGAAGAGCAGAGCACTGATCATCAAGGATCCGAAATGGAGGACGAAGCTGAGTGATGAGAATTTTATAACAAGAGATAGCTATGAGCTGCTGCGAGAAACTCAACCACTT CTTTGCTACCTCAACTTGGGTGGGGATTCTGATCTGGATGGGTTATTACCGGAAGCCCGAAAAGTGGAGTACTGTGAAGGTTTGGATCACAGCAGAGACACAGAAAAATGGCTGAAAGCGCAATATTGTGAAGATTGCTGTGGCCGAGGCATCCTATACGCTGTGGAAACATAG